A genomic region of Taeniopygia guttata chromosome 28, bTaeGut7.mat, whole genome shotgun sequence contains the following coding sequences:
- the LOC100231934 gene encoding excitatory amino acid transporter 5-like: MSGLATMDSKACGKMGVITITYYLWTTFMAVTVGIILVVSIHPGAAAQKDNYSVRKVVLSSADALLDLIRNMFPSNLVEASFQQYRTVLVPVVKSPAFPKIPGKPVNFIYFAPDDKNPEIHRPVFLELTPSPEMTYRTLAGTSNEMNVLGIVIFSATIGLLLGKMGERGAPLVNVCQCLNEAVMKIVSMAVWYFPFGIVFLIAGKILEMEDPSVIGQKLGLYVITVVSGLAFHGIILLPLLFVLITKKNPFAFIQGILQALLIALATSSSSATLPITLKCLLENNGIDRRVARFVLPVGATINMDGTALYEAVAAIFIAQVNEYELDLGQIITISITASAASIGAAGIPQSGLVTMVIVLTSVGLPTEDITLIIAVDWALDRLRTMTNVLGDALAAGIIAHVCHKDFAPKPPQQNPVSNTDKFPSAETSHLHPNDNGIEITQETLLDQTGVHYNICQV; this comes from the exons aTGTCTGGGCTGGCCACCATGGACTCCAAGGCCTGCGGGAAGATGGGGGTGATCACCATCACCTACTACCTTTGGACAACCTTCATGGCAGTGACTGTGGGGATCATCCTGGTGGTCAGCATCCATCCTGGTGCAGCTGCCCAGAAGGACAACTACTCTGTGCGGAAGGtggtgctcagctctgctgacGCATTACTGGATTTAATCAG AAACATGTTTCCTTCTAACCTGGTGGAAGCTTCGTTCCAGCAG TACCGAACTGTTCTTGTCCCGGTGGTGAAGTCTCCTGCTTTTCCAAAGATCCCAGGAAAACCTGtcaattttatttactttgcaCCTGATGACAAAAACCCTGAAATCCATCGGCCTGTGTTCCTTGAGCTGACACCATCACCCGAGATGACCTACAGGACCCTGGCTGGGACCAGCAATGAGATGAATGTCCTGGGCATTGTCATCTTCTCAGCAACCATAG GACTTCTCCTGGGGAAAATGGGCGAGCGAGGAGCCCCGCTGGTTAACGTGTGCCAGTGTCTGAACGAAGCAGTTATGAAAATTGTCTCGATGGCCGTTTG GTACTTCCCCTTTGGCATCGTATTTCTCATAGCTGGAAAGATCTTGGAGATGGAAGATCCATCGGTTATTGGACAGAAGCTGGGACTGTATGTCATTACAGTAGTATCAGGGCTTGCCTTCCATGGAATCATCCTCCTACCTCTGCTTTTTGTGCTCATCACCAAGAAAAACCCCTTTGCTTTTATTCAGGGGATACTCCAAGCCTTGCTGATCGCCTTAGCTACATCCTCCAG ctcagccaccCTGCCCATCACGCTCAAGTGTCTCCTGGAGAACAACGGCATCGACAGGCGCGTGGCGCGCTTCGTGCTGCCCGTCGGGGCCACCATCAACATGGACGGCACCGCGCTCTACGAGGCCGTCGCTGCCATCTTCATCGCCCAGGTCAACGAGTATGAGCTGGATTTGGGACAAATTATAACTATAAG CATCACGGCCTCGGCAGCCAGCATCGGGGCCGCTGGCATCCCCCAGTCCGGGCTCGTCACCATGGTCATCGTGCTCACCTCCGTGGGGCTGCCCACCGAGGACATCACCCTCATCATCGCCGTTGACTGGGCTCT GGACCGACTTCGAACGATGACCAACGTGCTCGGTGACGCGCTGGCTGCTGGCATCATCGCACACGTCTGCCACAAGGACTTtgccccaaagcccccccag CAAAACCCAGTGAGCAACACAGACAAGTTTCCTTCTGCAGAGACCTCACACCTGCATCCCAATGACAATGGGATTGAAATTACTCAAGAAACCCTGTTGGATCAGACAGGAGTTCATTACAACATCTGCCAGGTGTAG